The DNA window AAATCTTgcttcttttgttgttttctaaTAATCTAATGTCTTTGAATTTGCTTCTTTGTGTGAAGATTCTGTGGATGGTTGGTTTTAGTTGTATTTTGAAGCAAAGCTAGAACTTTGTTAGGGATTGATTGGTCTTTTTATGAGTTAAGAAAGTTTTTGATATTTTTGGGATGGAATGTTCAAACACCAAACTCATAAAACCAAACCCAAACATATCAGAAATTGTTAGCAAGTTGGCAAAAGTGTGCACATTGAAATCCATTGGGGTGTTCTCATCTGAACTCCCCAATCTCCATCACTTGCACAAACCTGTTTGTGATAATGCCTCAGTGAGTGGAAACACTAGTAGTGTTGCAAGTGATGATAATAGGAGCCATGGACAGAAAATCCATCCACATCCCATTGAATTTGAGGTGCCTAAAGGTGAGGGTTTTTGTGCTGGTTTGGAGATCATGAAGATCTTCGATGTTGTTTCGGCTATCAAATTGGCTTATCTTGAGCTTCAACAAGCTCATATCCCTTATGACCCTCACAAGGTTGTTTCTGCTGATAAAAGAGTAAGTGCTGAGCTTGAGAAGCTTTGCAAGTTCAAGGTTGAATATAAAGAGAAGCAATGCAGGATTGCAATGTTAAATGCCGGGAGATTTGATCGCTTACGATCTGAAATTAAGGCCAAGGAAGCATTGTTGGGGAAGCTTAAGGGTAAGAACAATGTTAAAGACTCTAAGATTCTTCGGTTGCAACAAGAGCTTCATGATTTGGAGATGGTGAATAAGAATCTGACAGAGAAGATCAAGAGGATAAATAAGATGAAGAATGCAAGTGTTTCGAGTGTTGCCAAGTTCCATGAGGTCTTTGAGGCTTCTTCAATGTCCATTCATGATTTTGCAAAACCGTTGATTAGCTTGATGAAGGCTTCAGGTTGGGACTTGGATGCTGCAGCAAAATGGATTGAGAATGATGCTGTTTATGTCAAAAGGGGAGACAAGAAGTATGCTTTCGAGGCCTACATTGCTCGCAGAATGTTTCATGGGGTGTCCTTAAGATCTTATGATGTTGGTGATGTTGTGAAGTTTGATGATCCAATTGATGCACTGATGGAGAATCCAGACTCAGATTTCTCCAAATTTTGCAGAATAAAGTATCTTCTGGTTGTTCATCGCACAATGGAAGAGTCTTTCTTTGGAAATTTGGATCACCGGAGTTTGGTATCAAACGGCAAGCACCCAAGAACAGAGTTCTATCAATTATTCACGAAAATGGCTAAATGGGTTTGGGTTTTGCTAGGTTCTGCAGCATCAATAGACCCCAATGCAACCAtgttttatgcagacaatggaAGCACGTTCTCAAGTTTGTACATGGAATCTGTCAATGTGGAAAGAGAGATTGCAGAACAAGGAACCTACAGTGTTCAGTTCATGATCATGCCTGGCATTAAAATCGGACAAACATTGGTGAAGTCTCAAGTTTATATCTCAAAACAATCTGAAGCTTTGTAGTAGTCTTTTTAGCTGGTAATTCTTGTTCTGTACAAGAATTTCTTTAGTGGTAGCTTAGCTGTTCAAGATAACCATGACTACTAGGTTGTGTTAGAGACTTAATCCATCAGTTTAGTTATTGTATCCTGTAATCTCGTCTGCATCCCGATGATTAGGATCTTGATGTGTATATGCTTGTTCTGACTGTTTCTAATTAGTAATTTCTATCTTTTGGCAAAGATGATAGATGCAATTGATAACAAATGACCTCGTATTCCACAAGGATGCAAGTTAAATTTTTGCTGCCAATGTGAAGAGCAATTTGGTGAGCAATACATAAGCATTaagggcttgtttgggtgagcttctaagaaaatatcttttttcgagttatctttttttaaaagatcttatgaaaaagtaaaagtaattttatgtttgggtatcttatataaaaagatctttttattatcaattatgtttgggtataacaatataaaagtatttttttgtttatttattatatgaaaaacatcttttactactagaaatttgccaaacacactaaaaaataaaaaaagatctttttttaatagaaaaagatcttttttttttcaaaataatagcGCCCAAACAAGCACTAAGTGTCTCTGCAAACGTTTAAGGAGCCTAGAAGCATACTTTGACTTTGGTCACTTTTGTGCATCAAGGGAAAAGTTTCTTTCtatattctcttctttgttcctttctttcttatttattgattgattgatttaGCTAATTTTTTTCCCCGTAATCTCCCTTAGTTTATGTGCTGATTTGTCTGTGTTTTCGGATATGCTACTTGCTGCTTCATTTTCATTTCCATCTCAAATTAATGTAGATGCATCATTACCTAGAAtttcatgtaaaaaaaatagaaaaaaaagtaaattaccATTTCTACCCACGAATGTTTCGAACGCGCACAAATCTATCcataaaaaatagaaactaTCATTTCTACCcacaataaaattattcaaacaatgaaaaattacctaaaaatcctaaatgaCCATTTTTCTAACTCTAATCTCAACACCTCTCCCCCATATCTCAACTCTCTTCTCATAGATTTCACCATTTCCTTCACCAACACCACTACCACGACCAATTGTAAACCTCACTTCCTCCTTCCGCTTCAAGCTATGGTTGATGGTTCAGAGGATGACAAAGGAAGAGACATTACACTGGAAACTCAGTGCCTTCTCGTTGAGACCAAGGACGGTTCTCACCTCGAATCTAACAACAGCGACGAGAGTAACTAGATTCTCTACACGGTCTTCCTCCCTCTCATTGAAGGAGGCTTCAGAGCATGCCTTCAATGCAACATCCGCGATAAGCTCGAGCTTTGCATCGAGAACAGCGATTATGACACAAAGGTGATTTCTTTGGGTGGTGCACATGGGATGCTTGCTTTTTACCAGGAGGTTACACGGGAAGGCGTGGAGGACGGGATGCAGTCCTTGGCGGCAGGCGGTGCGCCGTCGAAGTTTCCTTTGTCTCCGAAGGTGGGGCTTACAGTTGGTGGCGGTGGTTTATTGGTGAAGGTGGTGAAATCCATGAAAAAAGTAAAGGGAGGATTGAGATTTGAAAGAGGGGTGTTGAGATTAGAATTAGGAAAAGGATAATTCGGGTTTTTAGGTGATTTTTCAGTCGTACAAAATCAGCTCTTTTGATAGAAATGTTAGTTTTTTTTCCACAAATATATTTGTCAGCGTTTAAAACttctataaataaaaatgatagtttacttaaaaaaaaaaaacaatcctTGACAAAAAGAGTTAGTAATATCTTTGTGCTCTCTCCCCCTTCAGCCATAAATGGGGGATCCTCTGGCCAAACATATCATTAGAGAGTTCTCTAACATCCATCCAGTCACTCATGTTCATTTCTTTTACAATCATAATCACCAAATAGTTCTCATCAAGAGTCAAGACTCTTGCATGTGCCTGTGGGATTAGGACTTTTGAGTATGGAAACAAAGATCAATAGTTTTTTGTGTAGCTTGAATAGATGCTGTAGAATAAATGGCACATTGTATGCTACAAAGAAAAGAATGATGTGATATAAATACTAGTTAGTATGACTTTCTTATTAGGTATTTACgtagcattttttttcttttctatttcttaTCAGGGGAGCTAAATTAACTTTTAGGGAggggttaaaaaaaatttactgttaacaaagaaaaaaatacaaaatttaagaggggataaactaaaatttatacataacTTATAAGAAAAATTTGTTAGTTGGGGTCCTTATCATGTATGAGGCTCCACCTCTATTTCTTAGAGTATTTTTTAATCTGAGGGTCTAAAGACTAAGAATTTGTCATTAATTAATAGattaatatatacataagacataatttaaatttttgatatttattaaaatagataaataaactaattacttaaataaacataaatagaatgaatttattcttttttttgttaattgcaTGGATTTACTCTAAGCAACATGAAAATATAGGTggatcccaaaaaaaaaaacaaaaaggctAAATTTAAGCCTTACCAACCTTGGCCTTGTACTGGGCATGAACAATGGTATTAGACAAAGAGAAAATTCACATgtaattgtttttatttaaaactaaTAGTAGAAAATCATTGCATAATTTGaatgatttgattaaattattatttaataatttttaactatcaactttacatgAAGACAAGTATATGTGAGTTTACATCATTTGGCAAATACACCGAATTCACCTGAACTGGGGGATTGAGAATTAGGGGTGAGCATGGGCCGGGTGAAACCGGATTTGATGTGACCCATATCCGGCGCGAAATATATACCGGGCCTATTTGTTAGACCCGAACCCGGCCCTAGACCTAATGAAACCTATACACTTTCGGACCACGATTATACTGGGTAAAAACCGGGTGAAAATCGGGTTATTAACATTTCATTACCTTAATACCTTCTAATAAgctagcatgtgaaaatatccaaatttctaaaactccaaccattatttgatatggtaaaattcacttagaaaaatataacaagaactaactcttctctaaaattaaagcataaccataatcaatactaatattatctaataacaccaaatatttaaatcaatacaaataacataatattatgcagtttaaacataaaacattaacttatagttttagaataactaataatacaaaatattaaagtttacaatacttaaactCCACATAAGAATAGACAttatccatcactaataacacaaaatattaattgtgtatgacgACCGGGCCACTAAACCGATTTCGGGTGACCCGAACCATGGCCTGGACCCGACCCAAAATAATGACGGAATCTATTTTTGAGATACTTACCCAACCCTAGATCCGATAAAATAATACCAAATTAGCCCATAAAGTATTTGAAATCAGGCCGAATCTTCGAACCGGATCGGATCATGCACACCTCTATTGAGAATGGTCCAATTGCAACTTGGTATGACactatttatgaaaaaaaaagtcaagTCAAAATAATGATGTCTATCATAATGGTAGTTGTAACTTGTTTGGGTTGTTGTTTAAGTATTGAGGTTACAATTTTGATGCGATAAAGTTTCTAAAGTAagattttttaaactaaaatggtgtaattcacaaataataaaaattataaatttaaagataatttttatattattttactaaaaatgaTGACCAAGATagtaaatttagaagagaggaACTAAAGAAAAGATTAGGTCGGGGCGGAAGttacttctatttttttttctttttttctttttttttcttttctctcttttctcattcttcttctcttctccgcTCTTTCTCcctcttgtttgttttcttttttttaataatttttttagttagggataatttgataataaaatttaaaattttgataaaaagaaCGGTTTTAAAATCAAGTTAAATTCTATGGacgattttgtatgcaaaaaaaaaaaattagagacgaaaaaatttttgacctaTATCGTACGGACCAAAATCgtatttaaccataaaaattacaaattcaaaGACAATCTAAGATACTCAAGATTTATATCTAGTaagcttttaaaaaaaatgaaaaaaaaatactaatctaTAAAGTTGAAGTAACGAAAAACTAGTGTTAGGAGTTATATAGGACTAAGATTGTCTCTCATAAGAAAATGTAAGATTTTAATGCAATGATAAAGTTGAAGTTCAAAACAtatttcttttgaaatttttaactACTGTCGTCAGTTAGaaaaaccataatattttaatcATAGTAATAATAGCAAAGTTGGGGATGAATGCATAGCCATATTGCTAAGTAAACACTTTTTATTatcaattaacaaaaatttcttATAATATTTTACAATTTTGTAAGATCTACCAAATAAAATTCATGGCATCTATATAACCAATTCTATGCTATAAGATTTGTTTGTGTGACCGAATAAATTAATGTCATCATTTCTAATACTTGGAAAcaagtaataataaataaataaataaataaaacaagtaTTTTTAAATGGGTCTCTCTTGTTTGTTGAATTCATGATTACTTGCTTAAAGATTAAATACATGAATATCCCCAAACAAAGCATGGAGAACCAAATTATGGGTTACTATTACTATTTCCTTCAACCACTATCAAAATGTTGgtaaaatagaatattattgACCCATAAAAAGTGTTCATAAGTAGTAGTGATGGTAGGTAATCTATTACATGGTAAATTCTTCAAGGAGTTATATGAGGACACTTAAACATGCTTTTATCATGGAACTTTTGTGACATTATTACATTACCATACTGTTCTTTAGCTTGTTAGGttgtaaaatcataaaatctatGGTAAACCGTAAACGTATATATTTAAGTATTTATCCATTATATCAAGAGACCTACTTGTTAGCTTGGCCGTCTTAAATATCTATATAGTATTATTTTATGGTTGCAAAATTAATGTTGatgagagaaaaaatattttttttttttttgaaagtgaaaagaaaaagtacatctattaaaaatttctcaagtttcttctttatTAACAAGCAAGATTTTAGATACTTGGGACATGCCAAATTTTGGTTTATTCTAGTACAGTGTATCTTTACcgaaatatttgataataaaaaaaataacaaaaatacccAAAATTTATCTTACATCTTTATTACATACCAAGAAATTGACAACTTTGATAAGCAAGAACACagactaattaattaatacctATATATGCGTGTTTTCTGGAAGCAATGATTAGAGAAAGTCAATTTGGTCTCTCTTTACTTTCATTTTTGCATTGGAGGAACTTTTATAGTGGACCACCAACTTTATATTATTACTtccatttttattcttttcatgTTATAAACCAACTTCCCTAGCTTCCTACATCTTCCATTTCAACAATTTGAGTCCAAAACACACCCTTTGATGATGGGGAATAACAAGTTCAAATTTTCAGATATGATACCAAATGGTTGGTTCTACAAACTGAGGGATATGAGCAAATCAAGGAAGAGAAACAATGCCTCTCATGTTatcaagaacaagaaagtaacaacttCAACTTCTCATCACTATTTCCCCATCGAACCAAGCAATAACAAAGCTGGTAAGTTCCATAACTCTCCTATTTACACAAAACATTCCGATTTTGTATTCGGCGATTCGCCAAGAAAGTCGTCCTCaaagagaaaaactaaaaagaaaacaatctATGAGCCTTCTTCCCCGCCGATTGTTTCATCGCCGGTGTTAGAATCTTGGAGCTTTCATTctctagaaaagaaaaatagtccAAATTGGACTAAACCAAAACATGAAACAAGAGGATGCGATTCGTCGTCCGAGTCTGACTGCCACGAGTTTAACGCTCGTGGCAGCAGGCCTAATAGATTGGTAACCTCTGAATGTAGCTGCAGAGTCAGTTCTTCAACCAATGACATCATAATTGACATGAAGAGTGGATCAACGGACGCAATTTCGCCGTTAGGCCTTGCTCCAATCTTGACAAAGCCGGCGAAATTCGAAGAACAAATCTTCATAAATCCAACTCAAACATGTCTAGTATCTCGAAAATCTTCTGCTAATTCTAAAGGAATAAAGCTAAGAGTCAATTCTCCAAAACTCGCGAACCGGAAGGTTCAAGCCTATGCAAGAAGGAGTGTGTCATGCAAAGGATCAAACTCAAAGAATGCAGGTTTTCCGGAGGGGTTTGCCGTCGTTAAGTCGTCGGTCGATCCGCAGAAAGACTTCAGGGATTCAATGGTGGAGATGATCAGAGAGAATCAAATCCTTGCTTCCAAGGATTTGGAGAACCTTCTTGCCTGCTATCTTTCACTGAATTCAAGTGAATACCATGATCTCATTGTTAAAGCATTTGAGCAAATATGGTATGACATGGCTCAACTTAAATTGTAAAGTTCTTAGATTATCCAAATTTATATGTATAGTACTAGAAAAATGCAGTAGCAAGatataattttgtataaatAATAAGTTCATGATCCATCTTCTAGTTATGTTATGTCAAATGTTTATTAAACCTCCTCCTTTCTATGTTTTTAGCTGTCTGTAATCGAAATAGAACAATTTCTTCAATTGTGTTAATTTTAGTTctgaaatataaattaaaagtgtACATAGGCGGGTAAAGTTCAGTTTACCTTGACCCCATAACCGATCCTAAATAATTACCGAATCTATTTTTgaaagttttatttagttttagattcAGCAAAATCTTACTACTTTATTATCACACTAAAACTAGATTTAAACTGGTGAAGTTCGGATCTTGATAAATTTTATGTCAAAAAATTATGATgcacttatttataaagaagaaaaaaatatacttgTTATCGAAAAATTGATATTCATATTTGAATATGAATTTGtccataaattctaatttcatgcttctttaatctattttctaattcaataaatatgattaaaaataaaataataagcttataattaatataacataatattaaaattaatttaaaacatatatattttttagtctttttaGAATGCACATAAATCGAGTGAAGCTGGATTCGTTTTGACCCGCTTTTGGTTCTAAATAATGATTAAgtctatttttgaaatttttacatgacctaaacccgatgaaatcaGACTAAATTAATCGccaaaatattcaaattcagACCGGCCGGACAATTCACACCCCTAATATAAACTTTGGAATTTAGTTTACTTTGAAGTTCGTTCAACAAGGAAAATACCTTCAATTTAGCTTTTTAACTGCTAGggttattaagaaaatatagAGAATTAACTTTTAATGATTGTTTCAAATCGGATTATTAGTATTTGTTATGTGAGTCAGTGTAACATGTctcatccaaaaaaaaaaaaaaatcgaattaGTTTGTTGTTTAACTAATTTCATGATAATAGGACAATCTAAAATGAACTCCACACTTgcttaaaagatataaaatccTCATATTACTCTCGTGTGATTCAAATTAATAAACTTGTTCTCTTAATATATATTaggttaataataattaaattagtatttaaaaGATTGATTGTGCATGTATTTAATTTAGTCGGTTAGTCGCTAAAAAATCAAATTGGtctttttgataatattttgcTACAAGTCATTGTTAAGTGTCATActtaataaattatactttaGAAATGAATAGGAAAATAATGAAATGACCAACTTATTTCATATTGATATCTTTCAAAAGAAATGTTAAAAcgatcaatatttttttcttgtatttgCCTTGCATTTGAGGCCAACGTTAACGAactcttaatttttctttctactAATTAAAAGTGTAGTTTTGATCCTCTAACATTTTCTATTtcgttaaattttttatgaccaaattaatttatatataatcttttagagatatttaaaatattaattaaatcgATATATCTATTTGTGAGTAGTGGTAGTAATAATTCTCAAATTTGTGAACTCTGAATTTATGGTAGGCCATTCCCTTGTATGCCTTCTAAAAATTTAACCCAATATATGGCAATTATTGACATTGGTAGTGACACATATCTTGTAGTCAACATTTAAGTAGATAAATTTCCCTAAATAGTCAAGACAAGTAGTTTGCATAAGTAGTGGCAAGTATAGGTATCCTCCGAAAGAAGAACAAGTTTATTTTGTACTACTAGCTTATTCCAAATGGAGTTCTTATGACACtagttgaataaaatatttaatgctTTTTTCCCTTTATGTATGTTAGAATTGTTTTTGGAGGAACTACTAATAAGAATTTATTAAATTCATTCTAACTAAACCAATTTTATCTGAATTGATTCTACCAAAATTTTACCTAGAAGAATCTATTCTATAAAAGTAGaaccaaacacaaaagaatAATCAATATTGAAGCATGAAGCTAACACATGTTAAAGAATGTATTTGAAGTTGGAAGCAATGCCATAGAATGAATCTACAACTTTTGCACTCATCATTTGATGAACCTTCATTCATAATAAACCAATGGGATAACAAATACAATAACACTATTTATACACAAAATATTCTtaatacttatataaaaatacgattattattaattaattgttaaaacaaaaaatgagtaattccACATTATTaaatgaaatctcacaccattaaaatattattaataattacttGATGATTACAAATTACAAATGTTGCTGGCCTCTAATTAAACTTAGTACCTGCTTTGGGGTATACAGAAAATGCAATTTAAGAAACTCTGTTCAAATTCCATGAATGCACACAAACACAAAAAGCATTGTCATCAATATCAGTGCCACCAATGAATGAGAACACTAGTAGAACACTAAAAACCTGAAGATACTGCTTGAGTCAcaaaaaatgttatgaaaatgGGAAgttatcaaataataataacatcaactacaacaataaaaaattagatttaattAACTTATGCTCtaagaaaatattaatttttttaatattttttatgtattcaatgtattaaaaattaaaaaatatatatatttttacaataaattttctaaaatattttttttatggtacGTTAATATATGTTCTTAGGACACAAGTTAGCGAAATCCTAAAAATTTTTAGCAATTCAAGAGGACCACAACAAGATCATAACAAACACCAGCTGGTAAGAAAGTAATAAGTAATCATAGGAAAAAGTGAGGACCACattaaaatttaggaaaatAAATCCCCACTTAGCTAACTAGACATAATGttcttgattaaaaaaaaaagagcttcTCATAATTGCACAGTGCATCAgtttctttaattatttattttctttgataaAAGTTGACCAGTCTCTTTAGATAAGCAATTTCAGGCCATGTTTCTTTCAAGAAATCAAGTAGAGACAGAAATGGTTTAATTACTAACTTCATAAATAAATGGTTTAATTActtttgaatctttaattagATTTAACAAAAAAGCAATATCATTTTACCAAGATCCAATAATCTAGCAAATAAGCTTCAAGATCaagggatatatatatatatatatatatatatcacacTTGTTAAATTAAATACATTTCCTTTGCTCGACAATATTTGCTACTTTAGAAATTAAATACATTTATAActcaaaatatatattgaaattgatgtGTTATAATCAAATAATTGCAATAACTCTACCAAGGAATATTGGGCATGTGTGCACCGAGTTCTCGCATGGATGCTTAGCCACATTCAGCAACTATCACATTCAATATTTCAATAATGAGTtactatgaaaagaaaaaaaaatgtcactttaccATTGAACAAAATTGAATTCCACATATGCTTTAAGTTGTGGTGTTAAATAGGAAAAACCCTTAAGTCTCATAACCCCTTGATTGTTGCTGATAAATGAAAAAATAGCACACATaatcatatattaaaaatcatgCAGATTGGTACATGACataacatgaaaaattaaaggaactcaaaagaaaagataaactACAATCATCAAGGATCTTAATACTGGTACCCCTGTTTAGAAATATTGGTGCATGCTGCTACATCATACTTTTAATTTGAAGACATAATTTCCCTaaaatgcttttttttttttacccttatgtttaattattttttatctgttttctttctctttttttctgttatatacatgtatttagttatttatcaaataaaggTTAAGTAAGAACAattttcaatcttcaatttcaatGATGAAGAGGCATCCGTTTTCTTTTCTAGCTTtagttcttcatcacttgacaCTTGTTGATGACTTTACATCTTATGGCTGTGATTTTTTCCTGGATATCTCAGAAGGGTTTTGAAATCCAATCTTTTCAATGGCATCAACCGTTTTGAATAACCGTCTTTTGTTAACCTCCTCAACGAGCTGCCGGTGCAGCATCTGACTCCTCATGTCAATCAGCGAATTGTTCCTCATCAGTTTAGGAGTGTCCATTGTTCTCTTACCTTTACTCGCCGCGCCGGCGAAAACTTTGCCCCTGTTGAGAGtgattggttcttcaagaggggAAAACCTTGTACACTTGTGGTGACTCTTTATGATGTGATTATGTTTATCTTTTCTTGCAGAAGAAGCCACATTGTATTCATGATCATCCATTGAACAAAAATTCAAGCTGGAATATGTCCCTTGCGACGAGCATCGCGAACTCGTATCGTCGTGCATATCCTCTGCAAGGGTAAAATATGAGAAGAAGTTACTTATCATTTTAGGTGGAAATTCAGGTGCactcaacttcacgtgaagttgataactgagagtcgttagataatttgactaaattttcatctaacaactctcaactatcaacttcacatgaagttggTTGCACTTGAGTTTTTACCATCATCTTAACGAATTTCACATTTATTTATTCGTGAACATTCACATGCAGTTGTCTTTACTAATACAGCTACAGTATTGGTACACTAGTATTAATAAAGTCATACCATGGAGGCAGTAATATCCATGATTTGGTATTTCATCGGCCTTGGAAATGGATTCTTGGgaggaggaacaagaagagccgGAGCAGAAGAGCCGGCGAGGCCGGTCGTAGTCATCGTCGAACGTATGGCAAGCATCTGAACAGTTACTTCTCCTCACATTCGGCATCAGTTCGGAAATCTCTGCTTCGATTATATATGCAATTTCCGAAGGCTCCCAATCCGAGATCTCCAATTCTCTCACCATCTCCACCGCCACATCAATCGGCGTGTCCGTCACAATGTCGAACGGAAAGAAAATATTCCTACTGGACTCTGCCGGAAATTAAAAGCCAGAacaaaatttgataaatttcaAGAATCTAAAATGAAACAAAcaagaatatatataatttaccatCCTTATCGGTAATTTGCACTTTGAGAAAGATAGTATCATCTTCCGGGTTCAGTTTCCCGGTAATCGACATCTCTGTTCGAGCAACATCGTCGCGCAATTGAAGCTTCTCCATCTCATTGTAATTTAGAAATGGCTtctgaattccaattttcgCCATTGATAATGTATCGTCAGACACAAGAAACGGATCATGCAATAATTCCTTTGCAGAAGGTCTCTCTGTTGCAGATACAAGGCACTTGCCTATAAATCTCTGCGCTTCCTTGTTTTCTAACCGGGAAAATGACGCCGGCAACTTCCCCTGCGGAATAGAATGTatataaaatctaaattttactTGTAACTACGAACATGTATATCAAGTCAGATTCTGTTATTACCGACGTCACTTTCTTGTAAATTTGTGCAGGGTTTGCGCATTCGCTGTACGGATATTCAGAAGTAAGCATCTCCAGAACACACATGCCGAAAGAGTACACGTCGACGAGTTCGTTGTATTCTTCTTCGTACAACTCCGGTGCCATGAATTCAGGGGTGCCTATA is part of the Arachis duranensis cultivar V14167 chromosome 1, aradu.V14167.gnm2.J7QH, whole genome shotgun sequence genome and encodes:
- the LOC107473866 gene encoding protein GRAVITROPIC IN THE LIGHT 1, with product MECSNTKLIKPNPNISEIVSKLAKVCTLKSIGVFSSELPNLHHLHKPVCDNASVSGNTSSVASDDNRSHGQKIHPHPIEFEVPKGEGFCAGLEIMKIFDVVSAIKLAYLELQQAHIPYDPHKVVSADKRVSAELEKLCKFKVEYKEKQCRIAMLNAGRFDRLRSEIKAKEALLGKLKGKNNVKDSKILRLQQELHDLEMVNKNLTEKIKRINKMKNASVSSVAKFHEVFEASSMSIHDFAKPLISLMKASGWDLDAAAKWIENDAVYVKRGDKKYAFEAYIARRMFHGVSLRSYDVGDVVKFDDPIDALMENPDSDFSKFCRIKYLLVVHRTMEESFFGNLDHRSLVSNGKHPRTEFYQLFTKMAKWVWVLLGSAASIDPNATMFYADNGSTFSSLYMESVNVEREIAEQGTYSVQFMIMPGIKIGQTLVKSQVYISKQSEAL
- the LOC107474777 gene encoding transcription repressor OFP1, with translation MMGNNKFKFSDMIPNGWFYKLRDMSKSRKRNNASHVIKNKKVTTSTSHHYFPIEPSNNKAGKFHNSPIYTKHSDFVFGDSPRKSSSKRKTKKKTIYEPSSPPIVSSPVLESWSFHSLEKKNSPNWTKPKHETRGCDSSSESDCHEFNARGSRPNRLVTSECSCRVSSSTNDIIIDMKSGSTDAISPLGLAPILTKPAKFEEQIFINPTQTCLVSRKSSANSKGIKLRVNSPKLANRKVQAYARRSVSCKGSNSKNAGFPEGFAVVKSSVDPQKDFRDSMVEMIRENQILASKDLENLLACYLSLNSSEYHDLIVKAFEQIWYDMAQLKL
- the LOC107473879 gene encoding probable serine/threonine-protein kinase WNK4: MEDHRYMETDPTGRYGRVGEILGKGAMKTVYKAIDAVLGIEVAWNQVRLNEALRSPDDLERLYLEVHLLSTLNHESIMRFYTSWIDVDNKSFNFITEMFTSGTLREYRKKYKQVGIQAIKSWSRQILQGLVYLHEHDPPVIHRDLKCDNIFVNGHLGQVKIGDLGLAAILRGSQLAHSVIGTPEFMAPELYEEEYNELVDVYSFGMCVLEMLTSEYPYSECANPAQIYKKVTSGKLPASFSRLENKEAQRFIGKCLVSATERPSAKELLHDPFLVSDDTLSMAKIGIQKPFLNYNEMEKLQLRDDVARTEMSITGKLNPEDDTIFLKVQITDKDESSRNIFFPFDIVTDTPIDVAVEMVRELEISDWEPSEIAYIIEAEISELMPNVRRSNCSDACHTFDDDYDRPRRLFCSGSSCSSSQESISKADEIPNHGYYCLHEDMHDDTSSRCSSQGTYSSLNFCSMDDHEYNVASSARKDKHNHIIKSHHKCTRFSPLEEPITLNRGKVFAGAASKGKRTMDTPKLMRNNSLIDMRSQMLHRQLVEEVNKRRLFKTVDAIEKIGFQNPSEISRKKSQP